AGATCATCCCATGAAACTGATTCCGCAATGTGGGTGGTTTCCTCAAATCCATTCTCTTCACTACATCGCAGTAAGACACATCAATAAGCGCACCAACTATCACATCCAAAGATCCTAATGATTTCATCGTAGCTATAAACATCTAATCAATGCGAAACCAAATAAAGAGAACCCTAAATCACCAAGCGAATGAAACCATGGAAACACAGAGTCTCGATTCGACCCAAGTTTCGAACAATCACTCTCCTTGAAGCTGGCTTATACAGAGAATTAAAAAACGAAAGAGACGGAGAGAAGATACTCACAATCGCGCCACCTCCATGGCTCTCGTTATCTTCGAGCTTCTTCGGTACTCGTTTCTTTCCCTCGTTCTTGGAGATTTGAGTTTAAGAAACAGGAACAAACGAGAGAGGAAGGGGTAGTTTAGTAATTAACTATACTGGGCCGCGCGCTAAGGCCCAAATATTATCACTAACTATACTGGGCCCCGCGCTAAACTAATAATCCCAAATCGTTCGGTGCCTGcggaaagtaaataaatatctcATCGAGCCCAGCTGTATTGCCAGGTGTTGCATGAAACGAGCAAGCATCGGTCGCCACGCGGGTTTTAGATCCTTGTCCTAATCCATTAACTTCAAAAGTCGAGCCAAACATCGACAACACTTTTAAAAACGTTCGAGAACCAACACGTTACATCCAAGCCCCTTTCAGACACTTTTCCAGACTAATTCACAATGCAACAAGAGAAGAGCAACGAAGATCACAGCCGCTTGTTCAACATCACGGCCAAAGATCTAACGGCCGGAAACCGAAGGCTAGTGGAGGTTCCTTACACGGCAACACTGTCCCACGCAATGAACATATTAGTAGCCAACTCCATCTCCTCACTCCCCGTGGCTGCACCTCCGGGACACTGGATCGGAGCCGGAGGCTCCATGATCATGGAGTCTGATAGACAAACCGGAGCAGTACGTAAACACTACATAGGGATCCTCACCATGCTCGACATACTTGCTCACATCGCCGGCGGAGAACACAACCTCTCCGATCCCACCGATCTTGATCGCAAGATGGGTTCTCAGGTGTCTTCAATCATCGGTCACTGCCTCGAGGGGCTTAGCTTATGGACGCTGAATCCTAGCACTACCTTGCTGGAGTGTATGGAAGTGTTTAGCAAAGGGATACATCGAGCGTTGGTGCCAGTGGAGAGCAGCATAGAGAGCAGTAACACTATCTCGGGAGTCGAGTTGGTTGAGTCTTCCTCTGCTTACAGGATGCTTACTCAGATGGATCTCTTGCGGTTCCTTAGAGACCATCACTCTGATGACCTCAAGGATGTTCTGTCACGCTCTATATCTGATCTCCGAGCTGTTAACGAGTCCGTTTACGCCGTGACGGCGAGTACGAGTGTTTCCAATGCCATCAAGTCTATGAAGGCTGCTCTGCTCAACGCAGTCCCCATCGTTCACGCCCCTGAAGTAGCTGAAGAGGACCATCTTCAGCTTATCAATGTAAGCTCTTCATTTTTTCAGATATATTCTTGATTATGTATTATGTAGAGTGTACTATTCTCCATTGTGTGTTTTGAGATTGCAGGGGAGGCATAGGAAGGTGATCGGTACGTTTTCCGCAACGGATTTAAAAGCATGTCGTTTGCTTGAGCTGCAGGCGTGGCTGCCACTCTCTGCTCTGGAGTTCACGGAGAAGGTTTCAGGGAATGAGAGGGAGACTGTGAGTTGCACTGAAGAGGCGAGTATGGAGGAAGCGATAGAGAAAGTGGTCACCAGAAGAGTGCACAGAGTGTGGGTTGTGAACCATCAGGGTTTGCTTAAAGGAGTCGTCTCCCTCACCGATATCATACGCTCTATAAGAGCTGCGCTTTTGTAATAAGATGATCTTACCTTGTGTGTTTCTCCTCT
This region of Brassica napus cultivar Da-Ae chromosome C5, Da-Ae, whole genome shotgun sequence genomic DNA includes:
- the LOC106452179 gene encoding SNF1-related protein kinase regulatory subunit gamma-like PV42a, producing MQQEKSNEDHSRLFNITAKDLTAGNRRLVEVPYTATLSHAMNILVANSISSLPVAAPPGHWIGAGGSMIMESDRQTGAVRKHYIGILTMLDILAHIAGGEHNLSDPTDLDRKMGSQVSSIIGHCLEGLSLWTLNPSTTLLECMEVFSKGIHRALVPVESSIESSNTISGVELVESSSAYRMLTQMDLLRFLRDHHSDDLKDVLSRSISDLRAVNESVYAVTASTSVSNAIKSMKAALLNAVPIVHAPEVAEEDHLQLINGRHRKVIGTFSATDLKACRLLELQAWLPLSALEFTEKVSGNERETVSCTEEASMEEAIEKVVTRRVHRVWVVNHQGLLKGVVSLTDIIRSIRAALL